CGGGTGTTTTCTCGCGGCCACGTTCCAGAAGTTTATAGGCTTCCTCACCCCAAAGCATGGCGTAATATACCCGCACATTCAAATTACCTTCCTCATGCATTTCCTTAAGCAGCGCCAGATCATCATAACTACCGCCGGCTTCCTGAACCTCGGCCCAGCCCATCCGCGCCATGAAATCAACGCCCGCCTGAAGCGAGCGTTTATTTTTTTCTCTTCTTGGCGCCGGGATATGGTTTCTGATCAGCGCCATGGCATTATCGACAAACATCCCTGTCGGGTCACCATTTTCATCACGAAGGATTTGACCACCAGGAGGGTCCGGTGTTTCCCGGGTGATTCCTGAAAGTTCCATTGCCTTTGAATTGGCAACAATGGAATGCTCCCCCGCCCGGTTTGCAACAATCGGTTTATTGGCACTGAACGGGTCAAGGTCGTCTTTATTTAAAAAGCGGTTTTCCTTCCATTTCTTTTCGATCCAGCCGACCCCGACAATCCATTCACCGTCCGGGACATTATCGGCATAGTCCTTAATTTTTTGGACCGTTTCGGTAAGATCATCTATCCCTTGCAAATTAAGGCCGGTTTCGCGCTGCCCGACCCATCGGATATGGGTATGGGCATCGGTCAGCCCGGGAAGCACCATATTTCCCGCCATGTCATATGCTTTTGTACTTTCGCCAATATAACCTTGCGCATCGGCGTTATTGCCAACAAATATGATCTTATCGCCTTTGATCGCGACCGCTTCCGCCGTGGGGTTATCATCATCGGCGGTATAGATGGCCGCGTTATGGATAACAAGATCCGCCGCCATCTTATCCTGCCCGCCCGCCTTTCGGTAAAAAAAGCCGACATAAATCGCCAGAGCGACAACAAAAATAAGGATCAGGCTGTTTCTAAAAATTGGGTTTTTCATAGGTGATTTTACCCCCGACAATGGTCATTAAATTTTCGCTTGTTAATATATCCGCTTCCGGCACGGTCATCAAATCCCGGTCAAAGACTGTGAAATCCGCATATTTGCCAACTTCAACCGACCCACGCAGATTTTCCTGGAAGGCACCATAAGCGGGCCAGATCGTAAACATTTTGAGTGCCGTTTCCCGGCTGACCGCCAGTTCATGATGCCAGCCCTCGCCACTTGTCCCGTCAAGGCGCTTACGGGCAACCGCGGCATAAAATTCAATACGCGGGTCACCCAGCTCAACCGGGGCATCGGTCCCACCCAGGATCACAAGCCCCTTTTCAACCAGTTGTTCCCACGGATAGGAATAGGTAAGCCGCACCGGCCCCAGCCGCGCCGGGGCAAAGTTAAGATCGCCAATCGCATGGCTTGGCTGCATCGACGGGATTACTTTTAAATCGACAAAGCGCTGCTGGTCTTCGGGCGTGATGATCTGCGCATGTTCAAGCCGCCATCTGACATCATCAACCGCCCATTCGGATTTGGGCACGTCATTATAGGCTGCCTCATACCAGTCCAGCAGGGAGCGAACGGCCCGATCGCCAATCACATGGGTTTCAACCTGAATACCTTTTCTGATCGCTTCACGCAAAATCGGTTCCAGTTCTTCCTTGCTTGTCCGGTTCATAAAACCGTTATGATCGGCATCAGAATAATTATCAATCAGTGCCGCACCGCGCGATCCCAATGTGCCATCGATATAAACCTTGATCCCGCGAATATCGACCATATCATCGGCCGTTTTTTCGCGGCCGCGCTTTAATATTTCCGCTGCCTGCGCCACCGGAACCGCTACATAAACGCGGGTGGCCATAGTCCCTTCATCATGGATTTCTTTTAATATTTCAACAACATCATAGGCCATCCCCGCATCCTGGGTCTGGGTCCATCCCATTGACGCATTGGTTTTAAAGCCGCGCAGCAGGCTGTCTTTTTTATAATCTTTCGTTTTGGGCGGAATAATGTCTGTAAATATATTCAACGCATTGGCAAGAATATAACCGGTCGGTGTGCCGTCCGCTTCCCGCTCAAATTTACCGCCGTCAGGGTCCGGTGTATCCTTGGTAATTCCGGCGATCTCTAGTGCTTTTGAATTAACCAGCGCCGAAACACCGTCCGCCCGCGGAATATAAAGCGGCTTATCCGCGGTAAACGAGTCAACGTCATGTTTATTCAGGAAACGCTCCTCGTCGCTCCATTCCCGTTCAATCCAGCCACGCCCCTCAACCCACTGGCCATCCGGTACCGTATCAGCAAAACCCTTAATCGCCGTCACCGTATCTTTTAGTGTCGGGATACCAAAAAGGCTTAATGTCTTATCCCGCTCACCAATCTGTTCCAGATGCTGATGACTGTCGGTAAAGCCGGCAAAAACGGTTTTGCCCGCCATATCCATGACCCGGGCCGTGCCGCACATATATTTACCTGCGTCCGCTTCACTGCCGACAAAAATAATTTTATCGCCTAATACGGCAACCGCCTCCGCCGTCCAGTTATCATCATCCGCCGTATAAATTTTCGTATTATGAAGGACAAGATCCGCCGCTTCGCAGGCAATTTCCGGCGTATCCCCCTGACCACAGGCCGAAAGGACCGCCGATAAACCACAAATAAGCGTCACCTGTTTTAAATTCATATTTTATTCCTTTTTAACCTGACAATATTCGGATAGCCGCGCCCTCGCCCGATCGCTATAGCTTATCAAACTCTAGGAAGGATCGCAAAAACATGCAAGTGGAATTAAACTGGCCCGCTATTCAGGAAGACCTGCTGGCAAACGGCTACACCAAAGTCGCCAATGTCTTAAGCTCAGAATCCTGCGACAAACTGATCGCCGCTTATGATGATAATATTTACCGCAGCACCATCACTATGGAACGCTATAATTTTGGCCGCGGCGAATATAAATATTATGCTTATCCCCTGCCCGCAATCATTCAGAATTTACGGCAGTATTTTTATAAAAACCTGCGCCCGGTTGCCAATGAATGGGCGAGGCGCCTGAAATTAAGTCCAGAATATCCGGAAAAATATGACGATTATCTTGCCCTTTGTCATGGGTCCGGCCAGCGCCGCCCGACTCCGTTGATCCTAAAATACGCGCAAGGCGATTATAATACCCTGCATCAGGACCTATACGGGGACATCCACTTCCCCTATCAGGTCGCGATCATGTTAAGCAATCCTGATGATTATGCGGGCGGTGAATTTACTCTGATTGAACAGCGGCTCCGCATGCAGTCTGTCGCCCATATTGAAAAACCGAAGCGCGGTGATGCCATCATTTTTGCCGTAAATGAATTTCCAAAGCTGGGGAAAAAAGGCTATTATCGTGCCAGATTACGTCACGGCGTCGCCCGGCTTAAATCCGGCTCACGTCATACAGTTGGAATTATACTTCATGATGCAAAATGATCTTTTTCGCACCATTGCCCCTGAAATGGAGGAACTTGCCCCCGGCATCTTCCTGTTTCAGCGCTATGTCGACGAACAGAAATTCATGGATGTGGTGGACTATGCCGCGAAGGAGATTCCCTTTCGCCATATGGTGACCCCGGGCGGAAAAAAAATAAATGTTGCTGGCACCAGTATCGGCAAATGCGGCTGGTATTCGGACCGGCGCGGATATCGTTATGAACATAATGACCCGCTTTCCGGCAAAGCCTGGCCGGAAATTCCGGTGGATATCAGCACCATTATCAGTGACGCCGCCGCCAAGGCGGGTTTTTCCGGCTTTGTCGCGGACAGCTGCTTCATTAACCGTTATCGCCCCGGGGTGCGTCTCACCGCCCATATTGATCAGGATGAGCAGGATTTCAGCCAGCCGATTGTCTCTGTCTCGCTTGGGGTATCGGCTATTTTTCAGGTATTTGGTGATAGCCGCAGTGGCCGCCCCCTGAACATCCCGCTTCACTCAGGGGATCTGCTGATTTTCGGCGGTCCGGCCCGCCGCGCCTATCACGGCGTAAAAAAACTGGAAAATGCTTTTCATCCGCTGACCGGTGATATAAGGTACAACCTCACTTTCAGAAAAGCTCTCTAACAACTCAACCCAAAGCCACATTTTCAACATTTTTCTACTGTCTAATCCAACATAACAAAAATTTAATAAACATCTGACACCATATTGACATGACTGCCGGAGACAAATTGAAAATCCATATATCGACACCGATCCTTTTATCGACACTTCTAGTCGGAAATATATGCCTTGCCGAAGAAAAGGACATTCCCTCTAACGATGGCGAAGGCCAATCGAATACAGTCAATGAACAGGATTCCAACGGTCTTTGGAATTATAAGAAATTCCTGCTTGATGAAAATGGCAAATGGTCGCTCGGGTTTGGCACAGTTGTCAGCAATTCGCCGTTTAAGGGTGAAAAAATTTCGGTAACACCAATCCCGGTTGTTGATTACAGCAGTAAAAATCTGTTCATTCGTGGGTTGCGGGGCGGTTATCATATCAAGAAAGTCGATAATCCGCGTGAAGGGGGATATTTCCTAGATGTATTTCTAAGCCCGCGAATCCGACCGGGGGACAGCCGCCGTAAAATATCGCTCGATGGTGGTGTCAGTGGCGGCTATCAGTCCATAGCCGGGACCATTACTTTGGGTCTGCTTCATGATATTTCCGCCCAGTCCGGCGGAATGGAAATTAACGCGTCCTATAGCTTTCCCTATCAGACGCCAGGGAAAAAATTCTTATTCATTCCCAAACTGGAAATCACCTATCAAAGTGAGGGACTGGCCAATTATCTGTGGGGAATAGATAATAAAACCTACCTGAAATCGCTGGCGAACCCGAATGAAGTCACACTGGAACCATACCGGATTACCACATCCGTGTTTAACTTTTCCGCCAGCATGACCAATGTTTATCGCATTGATGATCACTGGAACACATTGTTTCTGGCGAAAATCACCGCTCTTGACGGTGATATTCTCGAAAATCCCGCCATTGAGCGACAATTTGATTACAGTTTTATAATCGGTACTGCCTATACTTTCTGATCAGGCAGTAGCCAATTATTTCAAATGATCCCCTATTGATAAACCGGATAAATGGTCGGTGCATAGGGTTGCAGAACATACTGGTTCTGTATGAATGCCACCAGATCAATCAATTCGGACACTGTCATAATCGAATTATAATTACGCATCATTGACTGGCCTTCTCCAACTGCCGGGGTCAGGCGATATTGATCCGACACTTTATGCGACGGGTTGATAATGGACGTGACCAGCTCTCCATATGTGGCAATATGGGTTGTTGTCCCGCCAAGGGGCACGGCCATAATCGGCTCAATCCCTTCAGGGGCGATCAATTCGTCTTCCATTCCGGCAACCATGTGACAGTCGATACAGCGAAATTCAACGAAATAACGCTTTCCCAGCTCCGGATTTCCTTCCGGCAATGTAAAACCATAGGAAGACTCCGGTCCAAAATCACAGCTAGCCAGAAAAAGAAGACCGATAATGCCGCTAAAAAATGCCAATAATATTTTCATTTAAATCCCTTTCAATATTTGTTTTCAGAGGACTTACTAAAATTAACTATACCGTCTTATCATTCATAAGTGAATGATCCTGATCAATAAAAAGAATTTTATTTATATGTTCTTCTTAGATCGGCTCATATTGCCCTTGCATCGCCCGGAGTGAGCGATTAATAGTTTCCTATGCAGATCGCTTTATACCAGCCGGATATTCCCCCCAACACAGGCACCATCATTCGTATGGCCGCCTGTCTTGATGTTATGGTCAATATTATTGAACCCTGCGGCTTTCCGTTCGGGGAAAAATCCTTTCGCCGTGCGGGCATGGATTATATCGACCAGAGCAAGATAATCCGCCACCAATCATGGGAAGATTTTCTTGAAAAAATTGGCAAAAGCCGCATCGTTTTACTGACCACCAAAGCCTCAATTCCCTATACGGAATTTACATTTCAGTCTGATGATATACTGCTGCTGGGCCGGGAAAGTGCCGGGGTTCCGGACGACGTCCATGCAAGGGCTGATCACCGGCTTAAAATTCCGATGGCAAAAGGGACAAGATCATTGAATATTGCCCTTTCAGCCGCTATGGTTCTGGGTGAATCCTTAAGACAAACGATGCAATTTCCGGAACCCTGATTAAAAATGAGCACTGAAGAACAAAAAGAAAAAGCAAAAAACTGGTTTGAAGACCTGCGAGACCAGATCTGTCACAGCTTTGAAAAAATAGAAGATGATATTACCGGAGTCTATACCGACCTTGACCCCGGCCGGTTTGAGCGCACAAAATGGTACCGTGAGGATGAC
This region of Emcibacteraceae bacterium genomic DNA includes:
- a CDS encoding amidohydrolase, encoding MKNPIFRNSLILIFVVALAIYVGFFYRKAGGQDKMAADLVIHNAAIYTADDDNPTAEAVAIKGDKIIFVGNNADAQGYIGESTKAYDMAGNMVLPGLTDAHTHIRWVGQRETGLNLQGIDDLTETVQKIKDYADNVPDGEWIVGVGWIEKKWKENRFLNKDDLDPFSANKPIVANRAGEHSIVANSKAMELSGITRETPDPPGGQILRDENGDPTGMFVDNAMALIRNHIPAPRREKNKRSLQAGVDFMARMGWAEVQEAGGSYDDLALLKEMHEEGNLNVRVYYAMLWGEEAYKLLERGREKTPDDMIDVRGIKYFADGALGSRGAALLAPYDDVPNSKGSVLIDPAEALPVMEAALRKGIQIETHAIGDYANRFTLDLYEQAFKAVPKSERVDADPRWRIEHAQIIDPADQKRYKDLDILAVVEASTVKGDLYFAPARIGSERLKNAYLWKSLIDQGIRFSAGTDAPVEVGDPRVEFFSLVQRTDFNGFYNDDWHVEEKLSHYQALKTMTLWASRAAFQEDMRGSIEVGKKADLSIFDKDWMKIKPIEIMDSETVMTIVDGKVRYQR
- a CDS encoding amidohydrolase — its product is MNLKQVTLICGLSAVLSACGQGDTPEIACEAADLVLHNTKIYTADDDNWTAEAVAVLGDKIIFVGSEADAGKYMCGTARVMDMAGKTVFAGFTDSHQHLEQIGERDKTLSLFGIPTLKDTVTAIKGFADTVPDGQWVEGRGWIEREWSDEERFLNKHDVDSFTADKPLYIPRADGVSALVNSKALEIAGITKDTPDPDGGKFEREADGTPTGYILANALNIFTDIIPPKTKDYKKDSLLRGFKTNASMGWTQTQDAGMAYDVVEILKEIHDEGTMATRVYVAVPVAQAAEILKRGREKTADDMVDIRGIKVYIDGTLGSRGAALIDNYSDADHNGFMNRTSKEELEPILREAIRKGIQVETHVIGDRAVRSLLDWYEAAYNDVPKSEWAVDDVRWRLEHAQIITPEDQQRFVDLKVIPSMQPSHAIGDLNFAPARLGPVRLTYSYPWEQLVEKGLVILGGTDAPVELGDPRIEFYAAVARKRLDGTSGEGWHHELAVSRETALKMFTIWPAYGAFQENLRGSVEVGKYADFTVFDRDLMTVPEADILTSENLMTIVGGKITYEKPNF
- a CDS encoding 2OG-Fe(II) oxygenase, giving the protein MQVELNWPAIQEDLLANGYTKVANVLSSESCDKLIAAYDDNIYRSTITMERYNFGRGEYKYYAYPLPAIIQNLRQYFYKNLRPVANEWARRLKLSPEYPEKYDDYLALCHGSGQRRPTPLILKYAQGDYNTLHQDLYGDIHFPYQVAIMLSNPDDYAGGEFTLIEQRLRMQSVAHIEKPKRGDAIIFAVNEFPKLGKKGYYRARLRHGVARLKSGSRHTVGIILHDAK
- a CDS encoding alpha-ketoglutarate-dependent dioxygenase AlkB, coding for MMQNDLFRTIAPEMEELAPGIFLFQRYVDEQKFMDVVDYAAKEIPFRHMVTPGGKKINVAGTSIGKCGWYSDRRGYRYEHNDPLSGKAWPEIPVDISTIISDAAAKAGFSGFVADSCFINRYRPGVRLTAHIDQDEQDFSQPIVSVSLGVSAIFQVFGDSRSGRPLNIPLHSGDLLIFGGPARRAYHGVKKLENAFHPLTGDIRYNLTFRKAL
- a CDS encoding MipA/OmpV family protein — its product is MKIHISTPILLSTLLVGNICLAEEKDIPSNDGEGQSNTVNEQDSNGLWNYKKFLLDENGKWSLGFGTVVSNSPFKGEKISVTPIPVVDYSSKNLFIRGLRGGYHIKKVDNPREGGYFLDVFLSPRIRPGDSRRKISLDGGVSGGYQSIAGTITLGLLHDISAQSGGMEINASYSFPYQTPGKKFLFIPKLEITYQSEGLANYLWGIDNKTYLKSLANPNEVTLEPYRITTSVFNFSASMTNVYRIDDHWNTLFLAKITALDGDILENPAIERQFDYSFIIGTAYTF
- a CDS encoding c-type cytochrome, which codes for MKILLAFFSGIIGLLFLASCDFGPESSYGFTLPEGNPELGKRYFVEFRCIDCHMVAGMEDELIAPEGIEPIMAVPLGGTTTHIATYGELVTSIINPSHKVSDQYRLTPAVGEGQSMMRNYNSIMTVSELIDLVAFIQNQYVLQPYAPTIYPVYQ
- a CDS encoding tRNA (cytidine(34)-2'-O)-methyltransferase, with product MQIALYQPDIPPNTGTIIRMAACLDVMVNIIEPCGFPFGEKSFRRAGMDYIDQSKIIRHQSWEDFLEKIGKSRIVLLTTKASIPYTEFTFQSDDILLLGRESAGVPDDVHARADHRLKIPMAKGTRSLNIALSAAMVLGESLRQTMQFPEP